Proteins encoded together in one Quercus lobata isolate SW786 chromosome 3, ValleyOak3.0 Primary Assembly, whole genome shotgun sequence window:
- the LOC115982831 gene encoding uncharacterized protein LOC115982831, whose amino-acid sequence MGLYRHTSELLPERRGGGGDGSGGGGGGGGGVSRRGRRFGGRITKQRLSRWVFALALIFIVYLVVSCVRMFFFGNVEDKRVLISQGVEEDGVLGSNSERPPPKSNRRKKFFPCEVAFAESVDDLVEPKDLMNFTQFLLEYVDREEIYQNHSLEPRFGGLQTLAEREKSFYARNQTLHCGFVKGPPGYPSTGFDIDEMDKAYMYTCKVVVSSCIFGSSDFLRRPTRNLISEYSQKNVCFVMFVDEQTFKKLSSEGNTPDDRGFVGLWRIVIVRNLPYEDMRKTGKVPKFLSHRLFPSSRYSIWLDSKMRLLIDPMLIIDHFLWRTKSEYAISNHYDRHCVWEEVLQNKRLNKYNHTAIDEQFTFYQSDGLTKFDPSDPNIPLPSYVPEGSFIVRAHTPMSNLFSCLWFNEVDRFTSRDQLSFAYTYLKLRRMNLERPFYLNMFKDCERRSLAKLFRHRATPSPPPP is encoded by the exons ATGGGTCTGTATAGGCACACTAGTGAATTGTTACCTGAGAGACGAGGTGGCGGTGGCGATGGCAGTGGcggtggcggcggcggcggtggtGGTGTTTCTCGGCGAGGAAGAAGGTTTGGTGGTCGAATTACTAAACAAAGGTTGTCGCGTTGGGTCTTCGCGCTTGCATTGATCTTCATAGTTTATTTGGTAGTTTCCTGTGTAAGGATGTTCTTTTTTG GTAATGTGGAAGATAAAAGGGTTTTGATATCGCAAGGAGTGGAAGAAGATGGAGTTTTGGGGTCTAATTCTGAAAGACCACCACCAAAAAGCAACCGTCGTAAAAAGT TTTTTCCTTGCGAAGTTGCATTTGCCGAATCAGTTGATGATCTTGTTGAACCCAAGGATCTTATGAACTTCACACAGTTTTTACTAGAGTATGTTGACAGAGAGGAAATATATCAAAACCATTCTTTGGAACCCAGATTTGGAGGTCTTCAAACTCTTGCAGAAAGAGAGAAATCCTTCTATGCAAGAAATCAGACACTTCATTGTGGTTTTGTCAAAGGACCACCTGGTTACCCAAGCACTGGATTTGATATAGATGAGATGGACAAGGCATACATGTATACCTGTAAGGTCGTAGTATCTTCTTGCATTTTTGGTAGCTCCGACTTTTTGAGGAGGCCCACACGCAATCTG ATCAGtgaatattctcaaaaaaatgtttgttttgttatgtttgtgGATGAGCAAACGttcaaaaaactatcatcaGAAGGAAATACTCCTGATGATAGAGGATTTGTTGGTCTATGGAGAATTGTTATTGTGAGGAACTTACCATATGAGGACATGCGAAAAACTGGAAAGGTGCCAAAGTTTTTATCACATCGCCTCTTCCCTTCTTCTAG GTACTCAATTTGGCTTGACAGCAAGATGCGACTTCTGATTGATCCAATGCTGATAATTGATCACTTTTTGTGGCGAACAAAATCAGAATATGCCATTTCAAACCATTATGATCGCCACTGTGTCTGGGAGGAGGTACTCCAAAATAAGCGTCTAAATAAGTACAATCACACGGCCATTGATGAACAGTTTACATTTTACCAATCTGATGGACTCACCAAGTTTGACCCTTCAGACCCAAATATTCCTCTTCCAAGTT ATGTTCCTGAAGGTTCCTTTATAGTACGGGCACATACAccaatgtcaaatttattttcttgtctttGGTTCAACGAAGTTGACCGATTTACTTCACGTGATCAACTAAGCTTTGCATATACTTACTTGAAGCTGAGGAGAATGAATTTAGAAAGACCATTTTACTTAAATATGTTTAAG GATTGCGAGCGCAGATCACTAGCAAAGTTATTTCGACATAGGGCTACACCATCTCCTCCACCTCcttga